In Gadus macrocephalus chromosome 4, ASM3116895v1, the following proteins share a genomic window:
- the naif1 gene encoding nuclear apoptosis-inducing factor 1 isoform X2 encodes MASLAKKRKMNFSEREVEIIVEEIEKQKHTLVNHFNAGVTHIAKNNAWVEILKKVNAVTTCPRELAEVKKKWSDMKTEVRRKVAQARSAIEGTSAECTPIPVILTAMQQRICNLLGEATIINLPAGDSDAEITLPVTMSTATVTLTETLPVGAGTVCDESKSLTETTYHTLEEAGVVEYCTTIVGEPVPTVVTAVENPVEMLSPSSPPLPQGQAKPQELKSRIALNSARLLQEQRVTNVHIRQIAQHMEGQNELLQMMRRSQEAQAYAQERQAQALEGTQAALLALVQMLRPALKDLRKFLQQSGTEAAHSSGTATTGATTTTTTTTTAAAAAAEGSGAEEQPRPKSPVPPEPTEETQ; translated from the exons ATGGCATCGCTTgcgaaaaagagaaaaatgaaTTTTTCGGAGCGGGAGGTAGAGATTATTGTAGAGGAAATAGAGAAACAAAAGCATACACTCGTTAACCATTTCAATGCTGGAGTCACCCACATTGCAAAGAATAACGCATGGGTGGAAATTCTTAAAAAGGTAAACGCCGTAACCACCTGTCCAAGAGAGTTGGCTGAGGTTAAAAAGAAATGGTCCGATATGAAGACTGAAGTTCGGCGAAAAGTGGCCCAGGCCAGATCTGCTATTGAGGGGACCTCGGCCGAATGCACGCCTATTCCTGTTATTCTCACGGCTATGCAGCAGAGAATTTGTAACCTCTTGGGAGAAGCGACTATTATAAATTTGCCAGCAGGGGACTCGGATGCTGAAATAACTTTACCTGTCACAATGAGTACCGCAACCGTCACATTAACAGAGA CTCTTCCAGTTGGTGCAGGGacagtttgtgatgaatcaaaatCACTGACGG AGACCACCTACCACACGCTGGAGGAGGCCGGCGTGGTGGAGTACTGCACCACCATCGTGGGCGAGCCCGTCCCCACCGTGGTGACGGCGGTGGAGAACCCGGTGGAGATgctgtccccctcctcccccccgctcccccaggGACAGGCCAAGCCCCAGGAGCTGAAGAGCCGCATCGCCCTCAACTCGGCCCGCCTGctgcaggagcagagggtcacCAACGTCCACATCCGGCAGATCGCCCAGCACATGGAGGGCCAGAACGAGCTGCTGCAGATGATGCGGCGCTCCCAGGAGGCCCAGGCCTACGCCCAAGAGCGGCAGGCCCAGGCCCTGGAGGGCACCCAGGCAGCCCTGCTGGCCCTGGTGCAGATGCTCCGGCCCGCGCTCAAGGACCTGCGGAAGTTCCTGCAGCAGAGCGGGACTGAGGCGGCACACTCCAGTGGCACAGCAACCACcggcgcaacaacaacaacgacaacgacgacaactgctgctgctgctgctgccgaggGCTCAGGAGCTGAAGAGCAGCCAAGGCCCAAAAGCCCTGTCCCACCAGAGCCAACAGAAGAGACACAGtag
- the naif1 gene encoding nuclear apoptosis-inducing factor 1 isoform X1, translating to MASLAKKRKMNFSEREVEIIVEEIEKQKHTLVNHFNAGVTHIAKNNAWVEILKKVNAVTTCPRELAEVKKKWSDMKTEVRRKVAQARSAIEGTSAECTPIPVILTAMQQRICNLLGEATIINLPAGDSDAEITLPVTMSTATVTLTETLSSYAALPVGAGTVCDESKSLTETTYHTLEEAGVVEYCTTIVGEPVPTVVTAVENPVEMLSPSSPPLPQGQAKPQELKSRIALNSARLLQEQRVTNVHIRQIAQHMEGQNELLQMMRRSQEAQAYAQERQAQALEGTQAALLALVQMLRPALKDLRKFLQQSGTEAAHSSGTATTGATTTTTTTTTAAAAAAEGSGAEEQPRPKSPVPPEPTEETQ from the exons ATGGCATCGCTTgcgaaaaagagaaaaatgaaTTTTTCGGAGCGGGAGGTAGAGATTATTGTAGAGGAAATAGAGAAACAAAAGCATACACTCGTTAACCATTTCAATGCTGGAGTCACCCACATTGCAAAGAATAACGCATGGGTGGAAATTCTTAAAAAGGTAAACGCCGTAACCACCTGTCCAAGAGAGTTGGCTGAGGTTAAAAAGAAATGGTCCGATATGAAGACTGAAGTTCGGCGAAAAGTGGCCCAGGCCAGATCTGCTATTGAGGGGACCTCGGCCGAATGCACGCCTATTCCTGTTATTCTCACGGCTATGCAGCAGAGAATTTGTAACCTCTTGGGAGAAGCGACTATTATAAATTTGCCAGCAGGGGACTCGGATGCTGAAATAACTTTACCTGTCACAATGAGTACCGCAACCGTCACATTAACAGAGA CTTTGTCTTCCTATGCAGCTCTTCCAGTTGGTGCAGGGacagtttgtgatgaatcaaaatCACTGACGG AGACCACCTACCACACGCTGGAGGAGGCCGGCGTGGTGGAGTACTGCACCACCATCGTGGGCGAGCCCGTCCCCACCGTGGTGACGGCGGTGGAGAACCCGGTGGAGATgctgtccccctcctcccccccgctcccccaggGACAGGCCAAGCCCCAGGAGCTGAAGAGCCGCATCGCCCTCAACTCGGCCCGCCTGctgcaggagcagagggtcacCAACGTCCACATCCGGCAGATCGCCCAGCACATGGAGGGCCAGAACGAGCTGCTGCAGATGATGCGGCGCTCCCAGGAGGCCCAGGCCTACGCCCAAGAGCGGCAGGCCCAGGCCCTGGAGGGCACCCAGGCAGCCCTGCTGGCCCTGGTGCAGATGCTCCGGCCCGCGCTCAAGGACCTGCGGAAGTTCCTGCAGCAGAGCGGGACTGAGGCGGCACACTCCAGTGGCACAGCAACCACcggcgcaacaacaacaacgacaacgacgacaactgctgctgctgctgctgccgaggGCTCAGGAGCTGAAGAGCAGCCAAGGCCCAAAAGCCCTGTCCCACCAGAGCCAACAGAAGAGACACAGtag
- the dpm2 gene encoding dolichol phosphate-mannose biosynthesis regulatory protein isoform X2, translating to MATVTDKAVGASLVGFSLLLFTYYSIWVIVLPFVDADHVLHRYFLPREYTVILPGVAALVVLLCIGAFVGAVMLKNRKPKKVD from the exons ATG GCTACAGTGACGGACAAAGCAGTCGGTGCGAGCCTAGTTGGCTTCAGCCTTCTGTTGTTTACATATTACTCCATTTGGGTAATTGTACTG CCCTTTGTAGATGCGGATCATGTGCTGCACCGGTATTTCCTGCCCCGGGAGTACACAGTCATTCTACCTGGCGTTGCAGCTCTAGTAGTTCTGCTCTGTATAG GGGCCTTCGTCGGGGCTGTCATGCTGAAGAATCGCAAGCCGAAGAAAGTGGACTAG
- the dpm2 gene encoding dolichol phosphate-mannose biosynthesis regulatory protein isoform X1, whose product MWLTHHRNSATCLAKLVKLLGNATVTDKAVGASLVGFSLLLFTYYSIWVIVLPFVDADHVLHRYFLPREYTVILPGVAALVVLLCIGAFVGAVMLKNRKPKKVD is encoded by the exons ATGTGGTTGACTCATCACCGTAATAGTGCAACGTGTCTGGCTAAGCTGGTTAAGCTTCTAGGAAAC GCTACAGTGACGGACAAAGCAGTCGGTGCGAGCCTAGTTGGCTTCAGCCTTCTGTTGTTTACATATTACTCCATTTGGGTAATTGTACTG CCCTTTGTAGATGCGGATCATGTGCTGCACCGGTATTTCCTGCCCCGGGAGTACACAGTCATTCTACCTGGCGTTGCAGCTCTAGTAGTTCTGCTCTGTATAG GGGCCTTCGTCGGGGCTGTCATGCTGAAGAATCGCAAGCCGAAGAAAGTGGACTAG
- the pip5kl1 gene encoding phosphatidylinositol 4-phosphate 5-kinase-like protein 1 isoform X1, with protein MEFSLGSQTEMYGSLRGPSGGGPRQPSATVKTRRRRRWGGLRQKWKMLGLFPIDPEHEFHGLTCMMKDGLAAAIQSTVDTPPTNITSDEDFKMKDTQIHKGFTLQTYAGHVFASFRSALGMSEREYQLSLCSASSYLQFISNSKSKADFFLTNDKRFFLKTQNKREIRFLLDNLKIYMEHLRKYPHSLLVKFLGVHKIKIPHQKEKYFIVMQSVFYPDDRIIARYDIKGCEVSRWTDPSPEDHQVIAVLKDLNFRDQYIELDQQRAWLLCQMEIDTHFLRQLNVLDYSLLLAHQPLHQDERPRGSFGSLIIRAKRSVTPGSSPLHPGPAPAVPGAVPEDGPANSPPSSSSSSETDGYHVRKWAAGRGRQRSRASDSGGGGRGGGGGGGDSTEMDEYLAHNRRLLPNFKNPLHVIDGPEQRYFVGIIDIFTVYGLRKRLEHWWKRLRYPGRSFSTVSPPAYRARLCDWVREHSRRMHLFTSTKTKKPD; from the exons ATGGAG TTTTCTTTGGGTTCCCAGACGGAGATGTACGGGTCGCTGAGGGGGCCGTCCGGGGGGGGTCCTCGTCAGCCCTCGGCCACGGTGAAGacgaggcggaggaggcggtgggggggTTTGAGGCAGAAGTGGAAGATGCTTGGCCTGTTTCCCATCGACCCCGAGCACGAGTTCCACGGCCTCACCTGCATGATGAAGGACGGTCTGGCCGCCGCCATCCAGAGCACCGTCGACACCCCGCCTACG AATATTACAAGCGATGAAGATTTCAAAATGAAAGACACTCAAATCCATAAG GGTTTTACGCTCCAAACGTACGCGGGCCACGTGTTTGCCAGCTTCCGGAGCGCGCTGGGAATGTCGGAGAGGGAATACCAGCTGTCTCTGTGCTCGGCCAGCAGCTACCTCCAGTTCATCAGTAACTCCAAGAGCAAGGCCGACTTCTTCCTCAC AAATGATAAACGATTTTTTTTGAAGACCCAAAACAAGAGGGAGATACGGTTTCTTCTGGACAACCTGAAGATCTACATGGAGCACCTGAGAAAATATCCCCACTCACTGCTGGTCAAGTTCCTTG GCGTCCACAAGATCAAAATTCCACACCAAAAAGAG AAATACTTTATCGTCATGCAAAGTGTTTTCTATCCAGACGACCGAATCATTGCAAG GTACGACATCAAGGGCTGTGAGGTGAGTCGCTGGACGGACCCCTCTCCCGAGGACCACCAGGTCATCGCCGTCCTCAAAGACCTCAACTTCCGGGACCAGTACATCGAACTGG ACCAGCAGCGGGCCTGGCTCCTGTGCCAGATGGAGATCGACACCCACTTCCTGCGGCAGCTCAACGTGCTGGACTACAGCCTCCTGCTGGCCCACCAGCCGCTGCACCAGGACGAGCGGCCTCGCGGCTCCTTCGGCTCCCTCATCATCAGGGCCAAGAG GTCCGTGACGCCGGGCTCCAGCCCCCTGCACCCCGGCCCGGCCCCGGCGGTCCCCGGGGCGGTCCCGGAGGACGGCCCCGCCAactccccgccctcctcctcctcctcctccgagacGGACGGCTACCACGTCAGGAAGTGGGCGGCGGGACGCGGCCGCCAGCGCTCCCGGGCCAGcgactctgggggggggggccgggggggcggcggcggcgggggggactCGACGGAGATGGACGAGTACCTGGCGCACAACCGCCGGCTGCTGCCCAACTTCAAGAACCCGCTGCACGTGATCGACGGGCCCGAGCAGCGCTACTTCGTGGGCATCATCGACATCTTCACGGTGTACGGCCTGCGCAAGCGGCTGGAGCACTGGTGGAAGCGACTGCGCTACCCCGGACGCAGCTTCTCCACCGTCAGCCCGCCGGCGTACCGCGCCCGCCTGTGCGACTGGGTCAGGGAGCACAGCAG ACGGATGCATCTTTTTACtagtacaaaaacaaaaaagccaGATTAA
- the pip5kl1 gene encoding phosphatidylinositol 4-phosphate 5-kinase-like protein 1 isoform X2, whose product METEMYGSLRGPSGGGPRQPSATVKTRRRRRWGGLRQKWKMLGLFPIDPEHEFHGLTCMMKDGLAAAIQSTVDTPPTNITSDEDFKMKDTQIHKGFTLQTYAGHVFASFRSALGMSEREYQLSLCSASSYLQFISNSKSKADFFLTNDKRFFLKTQNKREIRFLLDNLKIYMEHLRKYPHSLLVKFLGVHKIKIPHQKEKYFIVMQSVFYPDDRIIARYDIKGCEVSRWTDPSPEDHQVIAVLKDLNFRDQYIELDQQRAWLLCQMEIDTHFLRQLNVLDYSLLLAHQPLHQDERPRGSFGSLIIRAKRSVTPGSSPLHPGPAPAVPGAVPEDGPANSPPSSSSSSETDGYHVRKWAAGRGRQRSRASDSGGGGRGGGGGGGDSTEMDEYLAHNRRLLPNFKNPLHVIDGPEQRYFVGIIDIFTVYGLRKRLEHWWKRLRYPGRSFSTVSPPAYRARLCDWVREHSRRMHLFTSTKTKKPD is encoded by the exons ATGGAG ACGGAGATGTACGGGTCGCTGAGGGGGCCGTCCGGGGGGGGTCCTCGTCAGCCCTCGGCCACGGTGAAGacgaggcggaggaggcggtgggggggTTTGAGGCAGAAGTGGAAGATGCTTGGCCTGTTTCCCATCGACCCCGAGCACGAGTTCCACGGCCTCACCTGCATGATGAAGGACGGTCTGGCCGCCGCCATCCAGAGCACCGTCGACACCCCGCCTACG AATATTACAAGCGATGAAGATTTCAAAATGAAAGACACTCAAATCCATAAG GGTTTTACGCTCCAAACGTACGCGGGCCACGTGTTTGCCAGCTTCCGGAGCGCGCTGGGAATGTCGGAGAGGGAATACCAGCTGTCTCTGTGCTCGGCCAGCAGCTACCTCCAGTTCATCAGTAACTCCAAGAGCAAGGCCGACTTCTTCCTCAC AAATGATAAACGATTTTTTTTGAAGACCCAAAACAAGAGGGAGATACGGTTTCTTCTGGACAACCTGAAGATCTACATGGAGCACCTGAGAAAATATCCCCACTCACTGCTGGTCAAGTTCCTTG GCGTCCACAAGATCAAAATTCCACACCAAAAAGAG AAATACTTTATCGTCATGCAAAGTGTTTTCTATCCAGACGACCGAATCATTGCAAG GTACGACATCAAGGGCTGTGAGGTGAGTCGCTGGACGGACCCCTCTCCCGAGGACCACCAGGTCATCGCCGTCCTCAAAGACCTCAACTTCCGGGACCAGTACATCGAACTGG ACCAGCAGCGGGCCTGGCTCCTGTGCCAGATGGAGATCGACACCCACTTCCTGCGGCAGCTCAACGTGCTGGACTACAGCCTCCTGCTGGCCCACCAGCCGCTGCACCAGGACGAGCGGCCTCGCGGCTCCTTCGGCTCCCTCATCATCAGGGCCAAGAG GTCCGTGACGCCGGGCTCCAGCCCCCTGCACCCCGGCCCGGCCCCGGCGGTCCCCGGGGCGGTCCCGGAGGACGGCCCCGCCAactccccgccctcctcctcctcctcctccgagacGGACGGCTACCACGTCAGGAAGTGGGCGGCGGGACGCGGCCGCCAGCGCTCCCGGGCCAGcgactctgggggggggggccgggggggcggcggcggcgggggggactCGACGGAGATGGACGAGTACCTGGCGCACAACCGCCGGCTGCTGCCCAACTTCAAGAACCCGCTGCACGTGATCGACGGGCCCGAGCAGCGCTACTTCGTGGGCATCATCGACATCTTCACGGTGTACGGCCTGCGCAAGCGGCTGGAGCACTGGTGGAAGCGACTGCGCTACCCCGGACGCAGCTTCTCCACCGTCAGCCCGCCGGCGTACCGCGCCCGCCTGTGCGACTGGGTCAGGGAGCACAGCAG ACGGATGCATCTTTTTACtagtacaaaaacaaaaaagccaGATTAA
- the pip5kl1 gene encoding phosphatidylinositol 4-phosphate 5-kinase-like protein 1 isoform X3, producing MYGSLRGPSGGGPRQPSATVKTRRRRRWGGLRQKWKMLGLFPIDPEHEFHGLTCMMKDGLAAAIQSTVDTPPTNITSDEDFKMKDTQIHKGFTLQTYAGHVFASFRSALGMSEREYQLSLCSASSYLQFISNSKSKADFFLTNDKRFFLKTQNKREIRFLLDNLKIYMEHLRKYPHSLLVKFLGVHKIKIPHQKEKYFIVMQSVFYPDDRIIARYDIKGCEVSRWTDPSPEDHQVIAVLKDLNFRDQYIELDQQRAWLLCQMEIDTHFLRQLNVLDYSLLLAHQPLHQDERPRGSFGSLIIRAKRSVTPGSSPLHPGPAPAVPGAVPEDGPANSPPSSSSSSETDGYHVRKWAAGRGRQRSRASDSGGGGRGGGGGGGDSTEMDEYLAHNRRLLPNFKNPLHVIDGPEQRYFVGIIDIFTVYGLRKRLEHWWKRLRYPGRSFSTVSPPAYRARLCDWVREHSRRMHLFTSTKTKKPD from the exons ATGTACGGGTCGCTGAGGGGGCCGTCCGGGGGGGGTCCTCGTCAGCCCTCGGCCACGGTGAAGacgaggcggaggaggcggtgggggggTTTGAGGCAGAAGTGGAAGATGCTTGGCCTGTTTCCCATCGACCCCGAGCACGAGTTCCACGGCCTCACCTGCATGATGAAGGACGGTCTGGCCGCCGCCATCCAGAGCACCGTCGACACCCCGCCTACG AATATTACAAGCGATGAAGATTTCAAAATGAAAGACACTCAAATCCATAAG GGTTTTACGCTCCAAACGTACGCGGGCCACGTGTTTGCCAGCTTCCGGAGCGCGCTGGGAATGTCGGAGAGGGAATACCAGCTGTCTCTGTGCTCGGCCAGCAGCTACCTCCAGTTCATCAGTAACTCCAAGAGCAAGGCCGACTTCTTCCTCAC AAATGATAAACGATTTTTTTTGAAGACCCAAAACAAGAGGGAGATACGGTTTCTTCTGGACAACCTGAAGATCTACATGGAGCACCTGAGAAAATATCCCCACTCACTGCTGGTCAAGTTCCTTG GCGTCCACAAGATCAAAATTCCACACCAAAAAGAG AAATACTTTATCGTCATGCAAAGTGTTTTCTATCCAGACGACCGAATCATTGCAAG GTACGACATCAAGGGCTGTGAGGTGAGTCGCTGGACGGACCCCTCTCCCGAGGACCACCAGGTCATCGCCGTCCTCAAAGACCTCAACTTCCGGGACCAGTACATCGAACTGG ACCAGCAGCGGGCCTGGCTCCTGTGCCAGATGGAGATCGACACCCACTTCCTGCGGCAGCTCAACGTGCTGGACTACAGCCTCCTGCTGGCCCACCAGCCGCTGCACCAGGACGAGCGGCCTCGCGGCTCCTTCGGCTCCCTCATCATCAGGGCCAAGAG GTCCGTGACGCCGGGCTCCAGCCCCCTGCACCCCGGCCCGGCCCCGGCGGTCCCCGGGGCGGTCCCGGAGGACGGCCCCGCCAactccccgccctcctcctcctcctcctccgagacGGACGGCTACCACGTCAGGAAGTGGGCGGCGGGACGCGGCCGCCAGCGCTCCCGGGCCAGcgactctgggggggggggccgggggggcggcggcggcgggggggactCGACGGAGATGGACGAGTACCTGGCGCACAACCGCCGGCTGCTGCCCAACTTCAAGAACCCGCTGCACGTGATCGACGGGCCCGAGCAGCGCTACTTCGTGGGCATCATCGACATCTTCACGGTGTACGGCCTGCGCAAGCGGCTGGAGCACTGGTGGAAGCGACTGCGCTACCCCGGACGCAGCTTCTCCACCGTCAGCCCGCCGGCGTACCGCGCCCGCCTGTGCGACTGGGTCAGGGAGCACAGCAG ACGGATGCATCTTTTTACtagtacaaaaacaaaaaagccaGATTAA
- the sh3glb2b gene encoding endophilin-B2b isoform X2 produces MDFNVKKLASDAGVFFGRAVQFTEEKLGQAEKTELDTHLENLITRADNTKNWTEKIFRQTEVLLQPNPSARIEEFFYEKLDKKVPSRVTNGELLGQYMLEASRDFGPETPYGSTLSTVGEYQRRLGGAEREFLLTSSMNFLTPLRNFLEGDWKTIAKEKRLLENRRLDLDICKARVKKSKQAEAKAATAPDFQETRPRNYVLSASASALLSEEVDKAEHELRVAQTEFDRQAEVTRLLLEGISSTHLNHLRCLHEFAEAQAKYYAQCHQFMLELQKELNGTSATAAPSSSAASASAAPPRPDSVAIEDMILPATGTRKARVLYDYDAHDSSELSLLADEVITVYTVPGMDPDWLVGEKGNQKGKVPVTYLELLS; encoded by the exons ATGGATTTCAACGTAAAGAAATTGGCGTCCGACGCGGGGGTGTTTTTCGGCCGAGCCGTTCAG TTCACAGAAGAGAAGCTGGGCCAGGCTGAGAAGACAGAACTtgacacacacctggagaaccTGATAACCCGCGCAGACAACACCAAGAACTGGACCGAGAAGATCTTCAGACAAACGGAGGTGCTCTTGCAACCCAATCCGA GCGCCCGCATCGAAGAGTTCTTCTATGAGAAGCTGGACAAGAAGGTCCCGTCCCGGGTCACCAATGGGGAGCTCCTGGGCCAGTACATGCTGGAGGCGTCCCGGGACTTTGGTCCAGAGACCCCCTACG GCAGCACCCTCAGCACCGTGGGGGAGTACCAGAGGAGactggggggggcagagagggagttCCTGCTCACCTCCTCCATGAACTTCCTCACACCGCTACGCAACTTCCTGGAAGGGGACTGGAAGACCATAGCA AAAGAGAAGCGGCTACTGGAGAACCGAAGGCTGGACCTGGACATCTGTAAAGCCAGGGTGAAGAAGTCCAAGCAGGCCGAGGCCAAAGCTGCG ACTGCTCCAGATTTTCAGGAGACGAGGCCTCGCAACTACGTGCTGTCTGCCAGCGCATCAGCG CTGCTAAGTGAGGAGGTGGACAAA gcgGAGCATGAGCTCCGTGTTGCCCAGACGGAGTTTGACCGTCAGGCGGAGGTCACCAGACTGCTGCTGGAGGGCATCAGCAGCACACAC tTGAACCACTTGCGTTGTCTGCACGAGTTTGCCGAAGCTCAGGCCAAATACTACGCCCAGTGTCATCAGTTCATGCTGGAGCTTCAGAAGGAGCTCAACGG GACGTCTGCCAcggccgccccctcctcctctgccgcGTCCGCCTCCGCGGCGCCCCCCCGGCCCGACAGCGTGGCCATCGAGGACATGATCCTGCCGGCCACGGGCACCAGGAAGGCCCGGGTGCTGTACGACTACGACGCCCACGACTCCAGCGAGCTGTCCCTCCTGGCCGACGAG GTGATCACTGTGTACACGGTTCCCGGCATGGATCCTGATTGGCTGGTCGGCGAGAAGGGGAACCAGAAGGGCAAAGTCCCGGTCACCTACCTGGAGTTGCTGAGCTAA
- the sh3glb2b gene encoding endophilin-B2b isoform X1, with the protein MDFNVKKLASDAGVFFGRAVQFTEEKLGQAEKTELDTHLENLITRADNTKNWTEKIFRQTEVLLQPNPSARIEEFFYEKLDKKVPSRVTNGELLGQYMLEASRDFGPETPYGSTLSTVGEYQRRLGGAEREFLLTSSMNFLTPLRNFLEGDWKTIAKEKRLLENRRLDLDICKARVKKSKQAEAKAATAPDFQETRPRNYVLSASASALQSKEGWDFADSSVSEIEKLLSEEVDKAEHELRVAQTEFDRQAEVTRLLLEGISSTHLNHLRCLHEFAEAQAKYYAQCHQFMLELQKELNGTSATAAPSSSAASASAAPPRPDSVAIEDMILPATGTRKARVLYDYDAHDSSELSLLADEVITVYTVPGMDPDWLVGEKGNQKGKVPVTYLELLS; encoded by the exons ATGGATTTCAACGTAAAGAAATTGGCGTCCGACGCGGGGGTGTTTTTCGGCCGAGCCGTTCAG TTCACAGAAGAGAAGCTGGGCCAGGCTGAGAAGACAGAACTtgacacacacctggagaaccTGATAACCCGCGCAGACAACACCAAGAACTGGACCGAGAAGATCTTCAGACAAACGGAGGTGCTCTTGCAACCCAATCCGA GCGCCCGCATCGAAGAGTTCTTCTATGAGAAGCTGGACAAGAAGGTCCCGTCCCGGGTCACCAATGGGGAGCTCCTGGGCCAGTACATGCTGGAGGCGTCCCGGGACTTTGGTCCAGAGACCCCCTACG GCAGCACCCTCAGCACCGTGGGGGAGTACCAGAGGAGactggggggggcagagagggagttCCTGCTCACCTCCTCCATGAACTTCCTCACACCGCTACGCAACTTCCTGGAAGGGGACTGGAAGACCATAGCA AAAGAGAAGCGGCTACTGGAGAACCGAAGGCTGGACCTGGACATCTGTAAAGCCAGGGTGAAGAAGTCCAAGCAGGCCGAGGCCAAAGCTGCG ACTGCTCCAGATTTTCAGGAGACGAGGCCTCGCAACTACGTGCTGTCTGCCAGCGCATCAGCG CTGCAGAGCAAGGAGGGTTGGGATTTTGCTGACTCCAGTGTTTCGGAGATCGAGAAG CTGCTAAGTGAGGAGGTGGACAAA gcgGAGCATGAGCTCCGTGTTGCCCAGACGGAGTTTGACCGTCAGGCGGAGGTCACCAGACTGCTGCTGGAGGGCATCAGCAGCACACAC tTGAACCACTTGCGTTGTCTGCACGAGTTTGCCGAAGCTCAGGCCAAATACTACGCCCAGTGTCATCAGTTCATGCTGGAGCTTCAGAAGGAGCTCAACGG GACGTCTGCCAcggccgccccctcctcctctgccgcGTCCGCCTCCGCGGCGCCCCCCCGGCCCGACAGCGTGGCCATCGAGGACATGATCCTGCCGGCCACGGGCACCAGGAAGGCCCGGGTGCTGTACGACTACGACGCCCACGACTCCAGCGAGCTGTCCCTCCTGGCCGACGAG GTGATCACTGTGTACACGGTTCCCGGCATGGATCCTGATTGGCTGGTCGGCGAGAAGGGGAACCAGAAGGGCAAAGTCCCGGTCACCTACCTGGAGTTGCTGAGCTAA
- the sh3glb2b gene encoding endophilin-B2b isoform X3 yields the protein MDFNVKKLASDAGVFFGRAVQFTEEKLGQAEKTELDTHLENLITRADNTKNWTEKIFRQTEVLLQPNPSARIEEFFYEKLDKKVPSRVTNGELLGQYMLEASRDFGPETPYGSTLSTVGEYQRRLGGAEREFLLTSSMNFLTPLRNFLEGDWKTIAKEKRLLENRRLDLDICKARVKKSKQAEAKAATAPDFQETRPRNYVLSASASAAEHELRVAQTEFDRQAEVTRLLLEGISSTHLNHLRCLHEFAEAQAKYYAQCHQFMLELQKELNGTSATAAPSSSAASASAAPPRPDSVAIEDMILPATGTRKARVLYDYDAHDSSELSLLADEVITVYTVPGMDPDWLVGEKGNQKGKVPVTYLELLS from the exons ATGGATTTCAACGTAAAGAAATTGGCGTCCGACGCGGGGGTGTTTTTCGGCCGAGCCGTTCAG TTCACAGAAGAGAAGCTGGGCCAGGCTGAGAAGACAGAACTtgacacacacctggagaaccTGATAACCCGCGCAGACAACACCAAGAACTGGACCGAGAAGATCTTCAGACAAACGGAGGTGCTCTTGCAACCCAATCCGA GCGCCCGCATCGAAGAGTTCTTCTATGAGAAGCTGGACAAGAAGGTCCCGTCCCGGGTCACCAATGGGGAGCTCCTGGGCCAGTACATGCTGGAGGCGTCCCGGGACTTTGGTCCAGAGACCCCCTACG GCAGCACCCTCAGCACCGTGGGGGAGTACCAGAGGAGactggggggggcagagagggagttCCTGCTCACCTCCTCCATGAACTTCCTCACACCGCTACGCAACTTCCTGGAAGGGGACTGGAAGACCATAGCA AAAGAGAAGCGGCTACTGGAGAACCGAAGGCTGGACCTGGACATCTGTAAAGCCAGGGTGAAGAAGTCCAAGCAGGCCGAGGCCAAAGCTGCG ACTGCTCCAGATTTTCAGGAGACGAGGCCTCGCAACTACGTGCTGTCTGCCAGCGCATCAGCG gcgGAGCATGAGCTCCGTGTTGCCCAGACGGAGTTTGACCGTCAGGCGGAGGTCACCAGACTGCTGCTGGAGGGCATCAGCAGCACACAC tTGAACCACTTGCGTTGTCTGCACGAGTTTGCCGAAGCTCAGGCCAAATACTACGCCCAGTGTCATCAGTTCATGCTGGAGCTTCAGAAGGAGCTCAACGG GACGTCTGCCAcggccgccccctcctcctctgccgcGTCCGCCTCCGCGGCGCCCCCCCGGCCCGACAGCGTGGCCATCGAGGACATGATCCTGCCGGCCACGGGCACCAGGAAGGCCCGGGTGCTGTACGACTACGACGCCCACGACTCCAGCGAGCTGTCCCTCCTGGCCGACGAG GTGATCACTGTGTACACGGTTCCCGGCATGGATCCTGATTGGCTGGTCGGCGAGAAGGGGAACCAGAAGGGCAAAGTCCCGGTCACCTACCTGGAGTTGCTGAGCTAA